One genomic segment of Natrononativus amylolyticus includes these proteins:
- a CDS encoding metal-dependent transcriptional regulator, giving the protein MNTADQYLKAVYLAQRLEDGPASTGTLAEMLEVSPASVNEMVGKLESRGLVEHEKYKGARLTDDGLARAHDALQTYCIIERFLANVLEVEEFREEARALESVIDDTVADRLDTIIDRRSECPDCFDAEADCCEYLELEASGQAD; this is encoded by the coding sequence ATGAACACGGCAGACCAGTACCTGAAGGCGGTCTATCTCGCACAGCGTCTCGAGGACGGGCCGGCGTCGACCGGCACCCTCGCGGAGATGCTCGAGGTGAGTCCGGCCAGCGTCAACGAGATGGTGGGCAAACTCGAGTCCCGCGGTCTCGTCGAACACGAGAAGTACAAGGGCGCACGGCTAACCGACGACGGTCTCGCCCGCGCACACGACGCGCTCCAGACGTACTGCATCATCGAGCGCTTCCTCGCGAACGTCCTCGAGGTCGAGGAGTTCCGCGAGGAGGCCCGCGCGCTCGAGAGCGTTATCGACGACACGGTCGCCGACCGCCTCGATACGATCATCGACCGCCGAAGCGAGTGTCCCGACTGCTTCGACGCCGAAGCCGACTGCTGTGAGTACCTCGAACTCGAGGCGAGCGGTCAGGCCGACTGA
- a CDS encoding ferritin-like domain-containing protein: MSLGQRVSSDHQLTRLLQIGVVLEEVVESRAAHHLESLPEAEREAIDEEVRELLAEATEESAEHRERLEALIDDLDAETVAYEEINALVDARYGPPEDTDGVLYDQLCNEETAYKFYDDLIEAIEASDGEFAVDRDRVLETLSEIREEEKEGVEDVTDIMERRA, encoded by the coding sequence ATGAGTCTGGGACAGCGCGTCTCGAGCGACCACCAGCTCACCCGACTGCTGCAGATCGGGGTAGTCTTGGAGGAGGTCGTCGAATCCCGCGCCGCCCACCACCTCGAGTCGCTCCCCGAAGCCGAACGGGAGGCGATCGACGAGGAGGTCCGAGAGCTGCTCGCCGAGGCGACCGAGGAGTCCGCCGAACACCGCGAGCGCCTCGAGGCGCTGATCGACGATCTCGACGCCGAGACGGTGGCCTACGAGGAGATCAACGCCCTGGTCGACGCCCGGTACGGCCCGCCGGAGGACACCGACGGCGTCCTCTACGACCAGCTGTGCAACGAGGAGACGGCCTACAAGTTCTACGACGACCTGATCGAGGCGATCGAGGCCTCCGACGGAGAGTTCGCCGTCGACCGCGACCGAGTCCTCGAGACGCTGTCCGAGATCCGCGAGGAGGAAAAGGAGGGCGTCGAGGACGTTACCGACATCATGGAGCGGCGGGCATGA
- the sufD gene encoding Fe-S cluster assembly protein SufD yields the protein MSTTQVHANLTEAQVREISGDLEEPEWLLETRLEALAALDDLDMPKVIRTPGRDWTNLHDLDFESFVDPLNWAEKKDQVGPDEIDVLSWAEAVDEHEDLLKEHFGSIVDPQENYLTALSTALFSTGTVIYVPEGVDAEDVTIRTEMNSQSLFNYTLVVTEESSSVTILERQSTGDEGEVRDGEERASGTVPREGGERYYSGIVEIVAGENSYVQYGSLQNLSEDSYNFTCKRGVTDTYATIDWIEGNIGTKLTKTETSTELAGDSSETQIVGAFYGHNDQHFDLDVKVWHRAEHTTADLVTRGVTDDVSRSVYEGVQDVGRDAWDTSSYQRENTLMLSDESEADASPKLIINNHDTEASHSATVGQIDEEDLLYMTSRGVSPRDARNMLVEGFFVPVLEEIAVEELRDDLEDLVQERLRE from the coding sequence ATGAGCACGACGCAGGTACACGCCAATCTGACGGAAGCACAGGTACGCGAGATCAGCGGCGATCTCGAGGAGCCCGAGTGGCTGCTCGAGACGCGTCTCGAGGCGCTCGCCGCGCTCGACGACCTCGACATGCCGAAGGTCATCCGAACGCCCGGGCGGGACTGGACGAACCTCCACGACCTCGACTTCGAGTCGTTCGTCGATCCGCTGAACTGGGCCGAGAAGAAAGATCAGGTCGGCCCCGACGAGATCGACGTCCTCTCGTGGGCCGAGGCGGTCGACGAGCACGAAGACCTCCTGAAGGAACACTTCGGTAGCATCGTCGACCCACAGGAGAACTACCTGACCGCGCTGTCGACGGCGCTGTTCAGTACCGGTACCGTGATCTACGTCCCCGAGGGCGTCGACGCAGAGGACGTGACGATTCGGACCGAGATGAACTCCCAGTCGCTGTTCAACTACACGCTCGTCGTCACCGAGGAGTCGAGTTCGGTGACGATCCTCGAGCGCCAGTCGACCGGCGACGAGGGCGAGGTCCGAGACGGCGAGGAGCGAGCCAGCGGCACCGTCCCCCGCGAGGGCGGCGAGCGTTACTACAGCGGTATCGTCGAGATCGTCGCCGGCGAGAACAGCTACGTCCAGTACGGCAGCCTCCAGAACCTCTCGGAGGACTCCTACAACTTCACGTGCAAGCGCGGCGTCACCGACACGTACGCGACCATCGACTGGATCGAGGGTAACATCGGCACCAAGCTCACGAAGACCGAGACCTCGACGGAACTCGCTGGCGACAGCTCCGAGACGCAGATCGTCGGCGCCTTCTACGGCCACAACGACCAGCACTTCGACTTAGACGTCAAGGTCTGGCACCGCGCCGAGCACACCACCGCGGACCTCGTCACCCGCGGCGTCACCGACGACGTCTCCCGCTCGGTGTACGAGGGCGTCCAGGACGTCGGCCGCGACGCCTGGGACACGAGCTCCTACCAGCGCGAGAACACCCTCATGCTGAGCGACGAGTCCGAGGCCGACGCCTCGCCGAAGCTCATCATTAACAACCACGACACCGAGGCCAGCCACTCCGCGACCGTCGGCCAGATCGACGAGGAGGATCTGCTGTACATGACCTCCCGCGGTGTCTCCCCGCGCGACGCACGTAACATGCTCGTCGAGGGCTTCTTCGTGCCCGTGCTCGAGGAGATCGCCGTCGAGGAGCTCCGCGACGACCTGGAAGACCTCGTTCAGGAACGCCTGCGCGAGTAA
- the sufB gene encoding Fe-S cluster assembly protein SufB encodes MSSDQDHLKETDTEARFDFKQEQRAAVTSEKGLTEEVIRMISEDKDEPEWMLERRLRALKQYHAMPMPTDWPGQPDLSELDVEEIVPYIRPDVDKREGVDDWDELPDDIKDTFEKLGIPEAERKALSGVGAQYESEIVYQNMQDQWEEKGVIFMNMDQAVKDHPEIVKEHFMTTCVPPSDNKFAALHGAVWSGGSFVYVPEDVTVEMPVQAYFRMNSEGMGQFEHTLIVAEPGSEVHYIEGCSAPKYGKHNLHSGGVEVFVKEDAHVQYSTVQNWSKNTFNLNTKRAIVEENGTMEWVSGSMGSKATMLYPCSILKGRGATDTHITIAFAGEGQDIDTGAKVYHNAPNTKSTIESKSISKDGGRTNYRGLVHIADGAENSSTAVECDALMFDNESTSDTMPYMEIEESKVDVAHEATVGKIGDEDIFYLQSRGLDDDDAKKMIVAGFIEPITEELPIEYAVELNRLIELEMEGSLG; translated from the coding sequence ATGAGTTCCGATCAAGATCACCTCAAAGAGACGGACACCGAGGCCCGTTTCGACTTCAAGCAGGAACAGCGCGCCGCGGTCACGTCCGAGAAGGGCCTGACCGAGGAGGTCATTCGCATGATCTCCGAGGACAAGGACGAACCGGAGTGGATGCTCGAGCGGCGTCTCCGCGCGCTCAAGCAGTACCACGCGATGCCGATGCCGACCGACTGGCCCGGCCAGCCCGACCTCTCCGAACTCGACGTCGAAGAGATCGTTCCCTACATCCGCCCGGACGTCGACAAGCGCGAGGGCGTCGACGACTGGGACGAACTCCCGGACGACATCAAGGACACCTTCGAGAAGCTCGGCATCCCGGAAGCCGAGCGGAAGGCGCTCTCGGGCGTCGGCGCCCAGTACGAGTCCGAGATCGTCTACCAGAACATGCAGGACCAGTGGGAGGAGAAGGGCGTCATCTTCATGAACATGGACCAGGCGGTCAAGGACCACCCCGAGATCGTCAAGGAGCACTTCATGACGACCTGCGTCCCGCCGAGCGACAACAAGTTCGCCGCGCTCCACGGCGCCGTCTGGTCCGGCGGGAGCTTCGTCTACGTCCCCGAGGACGTCACCGTCGAGATGCCCGTCCAGGCGTACTTCCGGATGAACTCCGAGGGGATGGGCCAGTTCGAGCACACGCTCATCGTCGCCGAACCCGGTAGCGAGGTCCACTACATCGAGGGCTGTTCCGCGCCGAAGTACGGCAAGCACAACCTCCACAGCGGCGGCGTCGAGGTCTTCGTCAAGGAGGACGCTCACGTCCAGTACTCCACCGTACAAAACTGGTCGAAGAACACGTTCAACCTCAACACCAAGCGCGCGATCGTCGAGGAGAACGGCACCATGGAGTGGGTTTCGGGCTCGATGGGATCGAAGGCCACCATGCTCTACCCGTGCTCGATCCTCAAGGGTCGCGGCGCGACTGACACCCACATCACCATCGCCTTCGCCGGCGAGGGCCAGGACATCGACACCGGTGCGAAGGTCTACCACAACGCGCCGAACACGAAGTCGACGATCGAGTCCAAGTCGATCTCGAAGGACGGCGGCCGCACCAACTACCGCGGCCTCGTCCATATCGCCGACGGCGCCGAAAACTCCTCGACTGCGGTGGAGTGTGACGCGCTGATGTTCGACAACGAGTCGACCTCCGACACCATGCCGTACATGGAGATCGAGGAGTCGAAGGTCGACGTCGCCCACGAGGCTACTGTCGGGAAGATCGGCGACGAAGACATCTTCTACCTCCAGAGCCGCGGCCTGGACGACGACGACGCCAAGAAGATGATCGTCGCCGGCTTCATCGAGCCGATCACGGAGGAACTGCCGATCGAGTACGCGGTCGAACTCAACCGCCTCATCGAACTCGAGATGGAGGGAAGCCTCGGATAA
- a CDS encoding ABC transporter ATP-binding protein, which produces MARLQLKNLHAEVAEGGEKILRGVDLEVESGEIHALMGPNGSGKSTTAKVIAGHPAYEVTDGEVLIHLDEDEFGEDFEIPAEKRTWNLLDLEPNERAALGVFLGFQYPAEIDGVTMTNFLRTALNAKIEEREELFEEGEDDDEEAEDDVPATSPMEGPVDEGEVGVAEFQEILSEKMAQLDMDEKFAQRYLNAGFSGGEKKQNEVLQAAILEPSVAVLDEIDSGLDIDRLQDVSTGINKLRDEQGTGILQITHYQRILDYVEPDRVHIMLDGKVVKSGDASLAEELEDKGYDWVREEVYETA; this is translated from the coding sequence ATGGCACGACTCCAACTCAAAAACCTACACGCGGAAGTGGCGGAGGGCGGCGAGAAGATCCTGCGCGGCGTCGACCTCGAGGTCGAATCGGGCGAGATCCACGCGCTGATGGGCCCGAACGGCTCCGGGAAGTCGACGACGGCGAAGGTCATCGCCGGCCACCCGGCCTACGAGGTCACCGACGGCGAGGTTCTGATCCACCTCGATGAAGACGAGTTCGGCGAGGACTTCGAGATCCCCGCCGAGAAGCGCACCTGGAACCTCCTCGACCTCGAGCCCAACGAGCGCGCCGCACTCGGCGTCTTCCTCGGCTTCCAGTACCCGGCCGAGATCGACGGCGTCACGATGACGAACTTCCTCCGGACGGCGCTGAACGCCAAGATCGAGGAACGAGAGGAGCTCTTCGAGGAGGGCGAGGACGACGACGAGGAAGCGGAGGACGACGTCCCCGCGACGTCGCCGATGGAAGGCCCCGTCGACGAGGGCGAAGTCGGCGTCGCCGAGTTCCAGGAGATCCTCTCCGAAAAGATGGCCCAGCTGGACATGGACGAGAAGTTCGCCCAGCGCTACCTCAACGCCGGCTTCTCCGGCGGCGAGAAGAAACAGAACGAGGTGCTCCAGGCTGCGATCCTCGAGCCGTCGGTCGCCGTGCTCGACGAGATCGACTCCGGACTGGACATCGACCGTCTCCAGGATGTCTCCACAGGGATCAACAAGCTGCGCGACGAGCAGGGCACCGGCATCCTCCAGATTACCCACTACCAGCGGATCTTAGACTACGTCGAACCCGACCGCGTCCACATCATGCTCGACGGGAAGGTCGTCAAGAGCGGCGACGCCTCCCTCGCCGAAGAGCTCGAGGACAAGGGGTACGACTGGGTCCGCGAAGAGGTCTACGAGACCGCGTAA
- a CDS encoding DNA-directed DNA polymerase, protein MTDAGQTGLEAFASDAERRPDEEAVAVAGNGGSRAVDVIDVVEETLPEADGHLELAVMQVDYTIAGYGDDEQPIMHVFGRTPEGELEHIQVVGFRPYFYAPTATLERPPEEQYDRLTGSREVGEDGEPYESIRGEKLTKIFGQTPRDVGKVRDDFEHYEADILFPNRFLIDKDVRSGIRVPERRAEDDSLVVPHEEVEAAAVDAEPRVLTFDIEVDDRSGFPEEGEEPIVCLTSHDSYRDEYVMWLYEAPVGDGTVPDAIEEYEPIEGAIDHQVRSFEEEEAMLEAFVDYVRETDADVLTGWNFDDFDAPYFLDRLEELQGPHHDYDLEVDRLSRVDEVWRSNWGGPDIKGRVVFDLLYGYQRMVFSELDSYRLDAVGEAELGVGKERYAGKIGDLWEDDPTKLLEYNLRDVELCVELDRQQQIVAFWNEVRSFVGCKLEDAPTPGDAVDMYVLHEAHGQFALPSKGQQEAGEEYEGGAVFDPITGVKENVTVLDLKSLYPMCMVTINASPETKVDPERYDGETHVAPSGTHFRQKPDGVMREMINELLAEREEKKSLRNEHEPDTPAYEQYDRQQGAVKVIMNSLYGVSGWDRFRLYDKEAAAAITATGREVIEFTEEASNEIGYDVAYGDTDSVMLELGPDVSKEEAIEQSFEIEEYVNGRYDDFAVEDLNAEEHRFQIEFEKLYRRFFQAGTKKRYAGHIIWKEGADVDDVDITGFEYKRSDIAPITKEVQHRVIEMVVKEGDIEGVKEYVNEVIEEFLEGEVSLEEIAIPGGIGKRLGNYDTDTAQVRGAKYANAMLGTNFQRGSKPKRLYLERVDPAFFRRLEDEEGFDARSDLVYGAFKRDPDVICFEYEDQIPEEFEIDYETMLEKTLEGPIERILEALGVSWEEVKSGQQQTGLDSFM, encoded by the coding sequence ATGACTGATGCGGGGCAAACGGGGCTCGAGGCGTTCGCGAGCGACGCCGAGCGACGACCCGACGAGGAGGCGGTTGCTGTCGCGGGTAACGGCGGCTCCCGGGCCGTCGACGTGATCGACGTCGTCGAGGAGACGCTGCCCGAAGCCGATGGCCACCTCGAACTCGCCGTGATGCAGGTCGACTACACGATCGCCGGCTACGGCGACGACGAACAGCCGATCATGCACGTGTTCGGGCGCACCCCGGAGGGCGAACTCGAGCACATTCAGGTCGTCGGCTTTCGACCCTACTTCTACGCGCCGACGGCGACGCTCGAGCGTCCGCCGGAGGAGCAGTACGACCGACTGACCGGCAGCCGCGAGGTCGGTGAGGACGGCGAACCGTACGAGAGCATCCGCGGGGAGAAACTGACGAAGATATTCGGACAGACCCCGCGGGACGTCGGGAAGGTCCGGGACGACTTCGAACATTACGAGGCCGACATCCTCTTTCCGAACCGGTTTCTGATCGACAAGGACGTTCGGAGCGGCATCCGGGTGCCCGAGCGTCGGGCTGAAGACGACTCGCTCGTGGTCCCGCACGAGGAGGTCGAGGCGGCCGCCGTCGACGCCGAGCCGCGCGTGCTGACGTTCGACATCGAGGTCGACGACCGCTCGGGCTTTCCCGAGGAGGGCGAGGAGCCGATCGTCTGTCTCACGAGCCACGACTCCTACCGCGACGAGTACGTCATGTGGTTGTACGAGGCGCCCGTCGGTGACGGTACGGTTCCGGACGCTATCGAGGAGTACGAGCCGATCGAGGGGGCGATCGACCACCAGGTGCGCAGCTTCGAAGAGGAGGAGGCGATGCTCGAGGCGTTCGTCGACTACGTCCGCGAGACCGACGCGGACGTCCTCACCGGCTGGAACTTCGACGACTTCGACGCGCCGTACTTCCTCGACCGCCTCGAGGAACTGCAGGGTCCCCACCACGACTACGACCTCGAGGTCGACCGGCTCTCGCGGGTCGACGAGGTCTGGCGGAGCAACTGGGGCGGTCCCGACATCAAGGGGCGGGTCGTCTTCGACCTGCTCTATGGCTACCAGCGGATGGTCTTCTCCGAACTCGACTCCTACCGGCTCGACGCCGTCGGCGAAGCCGAACTCGGTGTGGGGAAAGAGCGGTACGCCGGCAAGATCGGCGACCTCTGGGAGGACGACCCGACGAAGCTACTCGAGTACAACCTCCGGGACGTCGAACTCTGCGTGGAACTCGACCGCCAGCAGCAGATCGTCGCCTTCTGGAACGAGGTACGATCGTTTGTCGGCTGCAAGTTAGAGGACGCGCCGACGCCCGGCGACGCGGTGGACATGTACGTCCTCCACGAGGCCCACGGGCAGTTCGCACTCCCCTCGAAAGGCCAGCAGGAAGCCGGCGAGGAGTACGAGGGCGGGGCCGTCTTCGACCCCATCACGGGGGTCAAGGAGAACGTCACGGTGCTCGACCTGAAGAGCCTGTACCCGATGTGCATGGTGACGATCAACGCCTCGCCGGAGACGAAAGTCGACCCTGAGCGCTACGACGGAGAGACCCACGTCGCCCCCTCGGGAACGCACTTCCGCCAGAAGCCGGACGGCGTCATGCGGGAAATGATCAACGAGCTGTTAGCGGAGCGAGAGGAGAAGAAATCGCTGCGCAACGAACACGAGCCCGACACTCCGGCGTACGAGCAGTACGATCGCCAGCAGGGGGCGGTGAAGGTAATCATGAACTCGCTGTACGGCGTGTCGGGGTGGGATCGGTTCCGCCTGTACGACAAGGAAGCAGCAGCGGCGATCACCGCGACCGGCCGCGAGGTGATCGAGTTCACCGAGGAGGCGTCGAACGAGATCGGCTACGACGTCGCATACGGCGACACCGACAGCGTCATGCTCGAGCTCGGCCCCGACGTTTCGAAGGAGGAGGCAATCGAGCAGTCCTTCGAGATCGAGGAGTACGTCAACGGCCGCTACGACGACTTCGCGGTCGAGGATCTGAACGCCGAGGAACATCGCTTCCAGATCGAGTTCGAGAAGCTCTACCGGCGCTTCTTCCAGGCCGGTACGAAGAAGCGCTACGCCGGCCACATCATCTGGAAGGAGGGCGCGGATGTCGACGACGTCGACATCACCGGCTTCGAGTACAAGCGCTCGGATATCGCGCCGATCACGAAGGAGGTACAGCACCGCGTGATCGAGATGGTCGTCAAGGAGGGTGACATCGAGGGCGTCAAGGAGTACGTTAACGAGGTTATCGAGGAGTTCCTCGAGGGGGAGGTCAGCCTCGAGGAGATCGCTATCCCCGGCGGAATCGGCAAGCGCCTCGGAAACTACGACACCGACACGGCCCAAGTCCGCGGCGCGAAGTACGCCAACGCCATGTTGGGGACGAACTTCCAGCGCGGGAGCAAGCCGAAGCGGCTCTACCTCGAGCGGGTCGATCCGGCCTTCTTCCGTCGTCTCGAGGACGAGGAGGGGTTCGACGCCCGCAGCGACCTCGTCTACGGGGCGTTCAAGCGCGACCCGGACGTGATCTGTTTCGAGTACGAAGACCAGATCCCCGAGGAGTTCGAGATCGACTACGAGACGATGCTCGAGAAGACCCTCGAGGGGCCGATCGAGCGCATTCTCGAGGCGTTGGGCGTGAGCTGGGAGGAGGTCAAAAGCGGTCAGCAGCAGACGGGCCTGGACAGCTTCATGTAA
- a CDS encoding DUF7331 family protein — MTDDGELRGEPDGTETIESYETDDGIVFYDAENPLAWVETTRSLPLKDVA; from the coding sequence ATGACGGACGACGGTGAACTGCGCGGAGAGCCGGACGGGACCGAGACGATCGAGTCCTACGAGACCGACGACGGCATCGTCTTCTACGACGCCGAGAACCCGCTCGCGTGGGTGGAAACGACCCGCTCGCTCCCACTCAAGGACGTCGCCTGA
- a CDS encoding DUF7322 domain-containing protein, protein MVFERTEHEPEEYDPEAELTDPESDSLTIPEVSTDETDVPPELLKTFWAIVLVVNAAVLAVSLGVLFLLFEADVATGGPLLGGGVVLFGFAVYRYRSFRRSADATDGDDGASETEADDAGDPVDRSNRPD, encoded by the coding sequence GTGGTATTCGAGCGGACCGAACACGAGCCCGAGGAGTACGACCCCGAGGCCGAGCTGACGGATCCGGAGTCGGACTCGCTGACGATTCCGGAGGTTTCGACGGACGAGACCGACGTCCCACCGGAGCTGCTCAAGACGTTCTGGGCGATCGTACTCGTGGTCAACGCGGCGGTGCTTGCGGTTTCGCTCGGTGTACTGTTTCTCCTCTTCGAGGCCGACGTCGCCACCGGCGGCCCGTTGCTCGGCGGCGGCGTCGTCCTGTTCGGGTTCGCCGTCTACCGGTACCGATCGTTTCGTCGATCGGCCGACGCGACCGATGGAGATGACGGCGCCTCCGAAACCGAAGCCGACGATGCTGGCGACCCCGTCGACCGCTCTAACAGACCCGACTGA
- a CDS encoding DUF7346 family protein yields MKTARDDDGKRYLLIKQSGTASLVRDPATGNECYVQNDRLEFDETDSALETAAAGVSPAVRTVVTAVHDDRTLGLLVELADRGPLGVRTLLGSYDLCESDLHGTLTELTAAGLIEEAGVGGERGYRATERCVRALEILRAPAATPTPAGHDVE; encoded by the coding sequence ATGAAGACCGCACGAGACGACGACGGCAAACGCTATCTGCTGATCAAACAGTCCGGAACGGCGAGCCTCGTTCGCGATCCGGCGACCGGAAACGAGTGTTACGTTCAGAACGACCGCCTCGAGTTCGACGAGACCGACTCCGCACTCGAGACCGCCGCAGCCGGCGTATCACCGGCGGTGCGAACGGTCGTCACGGCCGTCCACGACGACCGCACGCTCGGCTTGCTCGTCGAACTCGCCGACCGCGGCCCGCTGGGGGTCAGGACCCTGCTCGGGAGCTACGACCTGTGTGAGAGCGACCTACACGGCACCCTCACCGAACTCACTGCCGCCGGGCTGATCGAGGAGGCGGGCGTCGGCGGCGAACGCGGCTACCGGGCGACCGAGCGCTGTGTGCGGGCGCTCGAGATCCTGCGTGCGCCGGCGGCGACACCGACGCCGGCGGGTCACGACGTCGAGTAG